The DNA window tattttttaaatattcagctAACCCAGCAGAAAAATGTTCTCCAGAGGAGCCTTCTTCTTTGCCTGAAACTGAATTAGTAAAATCTGATGGCTCCAGTAGTTCAGCCACTAATGATGCAACAGCATGTAAAACCGTATGGTTAAGTGCGATGAATCCCGATAACTTGGAACTAAGtgagagaaaattaaatactcCAATGAAGAATGAGCCATCTGAAAACCGAAGAGCTAATGTTGTGGTCATGCCTACTccgattttaaagaaaactgatATCAAGATGAAATTCCACGTTCCTGCTCACTTTTCGTCTACCCCAATCATGTCAATGGGATCTGTTAGATTGAGGCAAACGAAGATTGTTGAAGAAGTAACAACCAGAGTTATCAATCAACAAACTCCTTACAAAACTCCACAGGGaaagttattttctttaaccAAAGCTTGTACGTCTCTGAATAATGAGGCAGCAGAATCATGTCACAAACGACTTCTACCACTATCCGAgaagaataatgaaaatgataaCACAAGTCCTAACACAGAAATCACGCTACTAGAATTCAAAGGCAGGAATGAAGATTTCTCCGACAGTTCAATAAAATGTGCCTCGGTAAGTTCGATGACCGAGTCCAACTTGTGGACTTCTATGACTCGTATTGTTAAAAGCGTTTTTGATAGTTTCTCAAACAAAAGTAATGCAGAAATGATGTCTACAGCTAAGAGCCCTACTTCTTTTAAAAGGCATCTTTCTGGATCTGACTCTGAGGACAATTTAGAGGTTCCTCGATTGAAACGATTTAAATTTACTGACATCAAATCTCGTAAACCTATTAGAAGCGAATATGCTCTAGAAGTTCCAACCAAAGTAATTGCACCTTCCAAATCTTTAGCATCGGTAGAGATATTTAAATCAGTTAGTACTCTTTACAAGGGGGCAAAGTTAAAGATTCAGTGTGATAAAGCAACACAAACTGATGATTATTTAATGTATGGCTGGCGCCCGCAGTAGTTCATCTTGAtgtgtttaaaatattgttcttcGTACGTCGTtagttcaaatttcaaataaattatgctTTATTCTATGACTTAAGTTGTTTGCAAAACTGTTCAAATTTGTCCCTTTGTACATGTATAATTACTGTTATAAAGTCTtagtttgttattttcttttcttttaaatactttttgcaTACGAAGGTGTTCATAAAttgtacataaaaataaattatcttttgAATAATAATCGTGAGTTAATGTATTTCTCCCCTCATTATTATTGCAATTCTCAACTATTTGGAGGTTAGTTAGAGCAGTGGAGAAAGAACTGTACTATAATTAGGACTCCCAAATAAGTCAAGTGTTGTCCTTTCGTCAAATACAAATCAATGTCATATGACATGTCACTACAATCATCCATCACATCACGTGTCACCCGAGTCATATCGCGAACATGCGAACTCTCTCAAtgtaaacataataaaattatcaacaaaTTTCGTGTTTTAAGAGCTTAACACAAAACATGATAACTCCACGATTTAAACTGTCTCAAGAGGAAAATTGTATAACAATAAATGTACGAGCCCCATACTGCAATTTGAGCGAACTGGAAATATATGTAGAAGACAATGTTTTCCTCTTTGTATGTAAGCCTTACTATCTAAGATTGACTTTGCCAGGGGAAATCCTTGAAGATGAGAATTCGAAAAGCTCTTTTGACACCGATTCTGGCGAGTTCTCATTTACATTCACCAAAGTCATATCTGGAGAAAATTTCAAGGATTTAGACCTTATTACCACATTCCTTACAACTAAAGTTGAAGCAAACTGTCCAGAAGGGATAATCCCTATTGAGGTTTTAACTGAAACTCAAATTGATGGAGGAGCTGTAGATTCTGTTGAGAAAAGCTTGGAATATGCGTATGGGTTTGCTATGAGGGGCAATAAAAACTTTGGGCAAGTGTGCTCAGAATTTGATGAAGTATTTGAAATTAACCCATGTGAAGTGCCAATGAAAGAAAGGCGTAAACTGAGAATACAATATGAacaaggaaaatttaatatggaTCACTACTTAGCCGACTTTGTAGACAATGAAGCTGTATGTGAAATCATAGCACAAAAATGCCCATACAAAGAAAGTCATTCAATctcaaatttctctttttctgaCAAAGAACTTGATTTCTTAAAAGATCTTCCTAATGTGCAGTATAAACTAgatcaaaaacaaatactcTATTGTTACAATGGCCTTGTTGACATTTTATTTGCTTATTGTTATGATCAGCGTATCACCCAGTTTGAAGCCAATATTGAATCCAGTTGGACCATTAGTAAGATTGCAGCCACTTTATGCTGGTTTGAAGGTTTTGATAATCCTAGAGATACAGTCATCTCAGCATATAGAAGAAGCTTAATTTACCCACTTTACAGGCATTTTGATTTGACTCAGGTTGTATTTGATGATGTCAAGGCCCTACTTTCACTTGAAGAAAAGCATATCGTACGgatattaattgaaatttacaacatatttttgcacagtgacaaatatgttttaaacaaCCTCTTCATTAAGGATTACATTGTTTATGCCATGAAATGGAATCGAGTTACCTGGAGAGATATGGTTCAACAATACACAGAtctaaaaatcacaaaacaagATGTGGGATTGAATTTGAATCAAATTGAAGAAGCTTTCATTCCAGAAGCTAGATTTGCAGCAATGAAAATTACTGACAATGAATCTGATAGCGATGATCATGAATCATCCTCTTCTGAATGCAGCTCAGATGATTCTTCAAGTTCGGAATATTCTAGTGATTCAGAAAGTGATGCTGAAGAGGGTGTAAAAGGGAGAACAGTAACTGTAGTGAGATCTGAGGGTCTGAATAAAGTTTTGACGCAGTGAAGTTTACTTGAGATTTAGGTATCATTAATGATTTGTGTTATTTTCCCGGGGTGtttcaaaatgtaaatacaGGTATTAAGTTTTGAAGAGATATTGCTAGGTGATAAGTCTTCTGCATAAAATATTgtattgtttataatattaaaacatttgaTTAATGTTTAGCAATATATATACCAGGAGACCTCATAAAATGGATATTTAGTACCAATAAATAACTTTCTGTCGTGTTAAGTAAAGCAATCAAAACTTTTGTTTTGTACGTTAGTACAATGTAATGAGCCAAAGTAGAATTTTAGATTACTATTATAATGAGATATAGTATATGACTATCTTGTATtcaatgttaaatattttaatcacgtacgtgtttgtttttgtttaattataagtagttttaattttgcacTCTTAGCTCTAAAACATTTAGTTTGAAATAATGGCGTCTACGATGCTAACTGGCAATACTGTTGAGAGATGGCGGTGCAGGCGCGATCGATAATCGTGAATCCACATCTTTGTTAACAGTTTTCTGTAACCTAAATGTCAAGTAGAAGTCTactaaagaaattatttaccAAATACTAATTTTCCGAAGTTTACGTGATTATGCCTAGTTTTAATCgtcttattatattttcagtaTAATTCGGgacaaaatttgagtttcctggtcatttttaaacaatctAAAGCCCTAAAAAACCATCGGTCATTTACGATTGGTCATTGATTAGGTCGAGTTGACTGATTTGACATTCCGCTAGTCGCTAGTGTAGGCTGTAGACTGGTGAAATGAAGTTTTTAGTACGTCGAACTTTAATTTCTCGGGACTGGAAAGTTTTGACTAATAGCAGGTTTATAGATAAATCCGTGAATCAGATGTGTTATTGAATTTTCCGTAATATCCAGGACAGAAGTGGGCTAAATCCCGAAGTGTTCGTTTATTAAACATGCAAACTGCATGCACGAATAGGAAGAAATATGTGTTTATGTGGCACAGATAATATTGTTTTCCACTCCAACGACTTAAACATGGCCACTatcatattataaaaaaatttaagtaatgTCGGTGGTACGGAAGGCCCAGAAGGCTCCCAGGATTAAAATGGTTCGCCCTGGCCCAGGTATTTATACCCTGCACTTTCGTTTGTTTTCTTTGTCACCCTCATTTAACTAGGGCACCAAAGGCCAAAGCCTATAACAAAGTTTACACTATGTTATGTTTACCACACAGATCTTGtcattggcaaaataaacatgagATTTatgcattaatatttaaattcacattttgCACCTTGTGCCTACATACCTTGCATAGATTAGGCAAAGAGGTACCCTcccaatatatatatatatatatagcaaAAAATCAGtacaaattttagaaaatgttgCTAAAGacaattcaaaatatcaaCCTTATTCCTATGCAatgtaaattgtaaataagaagaaatttggtattttgcCTTatgtttaaaagaaattcttgtaagaattaggaccaaattacCATTATAATATATTGTGTAAATATAAAGATgattttgagacatttcagaAGTACTTATTAtagtctttttttattattacagt is part of the Euwallacea fornicatus isolate EFF26 chromosome 33, ASM4011564v1, whole genome shotgun sequence genome and encodes:
- the LOC136348529 gene encoding protein SHQ1 homolog produces the protein MITPRFKLSQEENCITINVRAPYCNLSELEIYVEDNVFLFVCKPYYLRLTLPGEILEDENSKSSFDTDSGEFSFTFTKVISGENFKDLDLITTFLTTKVEANCPEGIIPIEVLTETQIDGGAVDSVEKSLEYAYGFAMRGNKNFGQVCSEFDEVFEINPCEVPMKERRKLRIQYEQGKFNMDHYLADFVDNEAVCEIIAQKCPYKESHSISNFSFSDKELDFLKDLPNVQYKLDQKQILYCYNGLVDILFAYCYDQRITQFEANIESSWTISKIAATLCWFEGFDNPRDTVISAYRRSLIYPLYRHFDLTQVVFDDVKALLSLEEKHIVRILIEIYNIFLHSDKYVLNNLFIKDYIVYAMKWNRVTWRDMVQQYTDLKITKQDVGLNLNQIEEAFIPEARFAAMKITDNESDSDDHESSSSECSSDDSSSSEYSSDSESDAEEGVKGRTVTVVRSEGLNKVLTQ